The following coding sequences are from one Halobaculum magnesiiphilum window:
- a CDS encoding tetratricopeptide repeat protein has translation MADCPYCEQSFADESDIRKHLYEAHEYDELGRIDTKRVDQYIDDHDLEESDDDTTRAQQDADEAVHMSRGTDRHSDERWELHDVQALSTEEIRDKLAEHGIDTTEESFRDRAAEVDSAMTLADQWETDHDDDASGYDRDFIWMAAEVLWSRWAPDLPYQEQIYDLVQEGRELREQGDDAEACQRWLTAWETIIAVTPDDITTLEAADDHLPNVLSLEPFLRSVDNDLATLAADDPTYHERRLEFCREVCTQFPDAPDELLLDFRHFIADSLTELGRLDEGRNEFETLIRDYPEDPWAYKKLADSYWQDEADEPTVEELERAAKLYQQALDAEGSLEQPSSVTDRIDELERRLANMDTSQEQEE, from the coding sequence ATGGCCGACTGCCCGTACTGCGAGCAATCCTTCGCGGACGAATCCGATATCCGCAAACATCTCTATGAAGCCCACGAGTACGACGAACTGGGGCGGATCGACACCAAGCGGGTTGACCAGTACATCGACGACCACGACCTCGAAGAAAGCGACGACGATACCACCCGTGCCCAGCAAGACGCGGACGAAGCGGTACACATGTCCCGGGGGACCGACCGCCATTCGGATGAGCGGTGGGAGTTGCATGACGTACAAGCACTATCGACGGAGGAAATTCGGGACAAGCTTGCCGAGCACGGTATCGATACGACTGAGGAGTCGTTCCGTGACCGTGCGGCCGAGGTTGACTCCGCGATGACCCTCGCCGACCAGTGGGAAACCGACCATGACGACGACGCGTCGGGGTACGATCGAGATTTCATCTGGATGGCAGCTGAAGTCCTCTGGAGCCGGTGGGCACCCGATCTCCCCTATCAGGAGCAGATCTACGACCTGGTACAGGAAGGGCGAGAACTCCGGGAGCAGGGGGACGACGCCGAAGCTTGCCAGCGGTGGCTGACTGCCTGGGAGACCATTATCGCCGTCACGCCGGACGACATCACGACACTCGAGGCCGCTGACGATCACCTCCCGAATGTGCTCTCGCTCGAACCATTCCTGCGGTCGGTCGACAACGACCTTGCCACCCTGGCAGCGGACGATCCGACCTATCACGAGCGACGCCTCGAATTCTGTCGGGAGGTCTGTACCCAGTTTCCGGATGCACCTGACGAGCTACTCCTTGATTTCCGCCACTTCATCGCTGACTCGCTGACAGAGCTAGGACGACTGGACGAGGGCAGAAACGAGTTCGAGACGCTCATTCGAGACTATCCCGAAGATCCCTGGGCGTACAAGAAACTCGCGGATAGCTACTGGCAGGATGAAGCTGACGAGCCAACAGTCGAAGAGTTGGAACGCGCCGCTAAACTGTACCAGCAGGCCCTAGACGCCGAAGGTTCCCTCGAACAGCCATCATCCGTCACTGACCGGATCGACGAACTCGAACGCCGATTGGCTAACATGGACACGTCCCAGGAACAAGAAGAATAG
- a CDS encoding DUF7509 family protein, translating to MRQRIIDDLPRAAGDSDALAPVRREQFLVYLMGPYRTFDVDALLPADADVETDAPSFATWDETSGEYAEDEVLRLLQETRDCLRDRGFNAFLAIDVGIPLDEMDAATQSIAFAQASNATIFIAPQVGDNLGVGIEIGSVLEDLLSTAGMQGPAADATPPKRTRRVMVATEPSVRSAMLGAVHARWDASVRTFTDAADCCRLCAQFCTHIQNEELYGSLDRLD from the coding sequence ATGCGGCAACGGATTATCGATGATCTCCCCCGTGCCGCCGGTGATTCAGATGCGCTCGCTCCAGTCCGGCGGGAACAGTTTCTCGTCTATTTGATGGGCCCATATCGGACATTCGACGTCGACGCGCTGCTGCCGGCGGACGCCGATGTCGAAACCGATGCCCCGTCATTTGCGACGTGGGACGAGACCAGCGGCGAGTACGCCGAAGACGAGGTCTTACGGCTCCTGCAGGAAACGCGGGACTGCCTCCGCGACCGCGGATTTAATGCTTTTCTCGCAATCGACGTCGGGATTCCGCTCGACGAGATGGATGCCGCCACACAGAGTATCGCCTTTGCGCAAGCGAGTAATGCAACGATCTTCATCGCTCCACAGGTCGGCGACAACCTCGGTGTCGGGATCGAGATCGGGAGCGTCCTTGAAGATCTTCTGTCGACAGCTGGAATGCAGGGGCCAGCGGCCGATGCAACGCCACCAAAGCGTACGCGACGGGTCATGGTCGCGACCGAACCATCGGTTCGAAGTGCGATGCTTGGCGCCGTCCACGCGCGCTGGGACGCCAGTGTCCGAACGTTCACCGACGCCGCGGACTGTTGTCGGCTCTGCGCACAGTTCTGCACCCACATTCAGAACGAGGAACTCTATGGCTCGCTCGACCGTCTGGACTGA
- a CDS encoding winged helix-turn-helix domain-containing protein yields the protein MSETDRQSTEEVRQPDPPLPEESGLTLEEYLAMQQAIGHPTRFRILRTLVANDELSAADLKAAVDVESHNFHYHLDELVDVGLVDKRQRRTADSQGFYTYYRPTAMGRGILEHGVEELMRREREFNDAYS from the coding sequence ATGTCCGAAACCGATCGCCAGTCAACAGAGGAGGTTCGTCAGCCGGACCCGCCGCTTCCCGAAGAGAGCGGGCTGACGCTCGAGGAGTACCTCGCGATGCAACAGGCGATCGGCCACCCGACGCGGTTCCGGATCCTCCGCACGCTCGTCGCCAACGACGAACTGAGTGCTGCCGATCTCAAGGCTGCGGTCGATGTCGAATCCCACAATTTCCACTATCATCTCGACGAACTGGTCGACGTCGGGCTTGTCGACAAGCGCCAGCGACGGACCGCTGACAGCCAGGGCTTTTACACGTACTATCGGCCGACGGCAATGGGGCGGGGTATTCTCGAGCACGGTGTCGAAGAGCTGATGCGCCGTGAACGGGAGTTCAACGACGCCTATTCGTAG
- a CDS encoding TRAM domain-containing protein has protein sequence MVEIPDSLRSVFSATVHERDGTYVLEVPSGELSYDAVSLGETYRIAVFDAPTSEQDEHESASADRAQSDRQRESPEPPVEEGEVREVTIETVGDQGDGIAKVDRGYVVIVPDTQPGQQPTVEIEQVQQNVAFASVVASDSRSL, from the coding sequence ATGGTCGAAATTCCGGACTCGCTTCGCTCTGTTTTCAGCGCGACTGTTCACGAGCGGGACGGGACATACGTTCTCGAGGTTCCGTCCGGGGAACTCAGCTATGACGCTGTCTCTCTCGGAGAAACGTATCGGATCGCTGTCTTCGACGCACCCACGTCGGAGCAGGATGAGCACGAGTCCGCGTCCGCAGATCGTGCCCAGTCTGACCGTCAGCGTGAATCTCCTGAGCCGCCTGTTGAGGAGGGTGAAGTACGCGAGGTGACAATCGAAACTGTCGGTGACCAGGGTGACGGGATCGCGAAAGTCGACCGTGGCTACGTCGTGATCGTCCCCGATACCCAACCCGGCCAGCAGCCGACCGTGGAGATCGAGCAGGTGCAACAGAACGTCGCGTTCGCCAGTGTGGTTGCGTCTGATTCTCGTTCGCTCTGA
- a CDS encoding calcium-binding protein encodes MTRVEKDEEREERIKMRIIVDTYSPEEQAWGWYAYLDDTMDFPFEARCVTEREESPLEEGETVRVVGMSPTDPTLSQMFVTIEWMDRELGVPLEQLEPIEASSNTNQAIADWQYWLDR; translated from the coding sequence ATGACGCGGGTCGAGAAGGACGAGGAGCGGGAAGAGCGCATCAAGATGCGGATCATCGTCGATACTTACAGCCCTGAAGAGCAAGCGTGGGGATGGTACGCGTATCTGGACGACACGATGGACTTCCCGTTCGAAGCACGCTGTGTCACCGAGCGAGAGGAGTCACCGCTAGAGGAAGGCGAAACAGTACGCGTAGTTGGGATGTCCCCGACAGATCCGACTCTCAGCCAGATGTTCGTGACGATAGAGTGGATGGACAGAGAACTTGGCGTGCCACTGGAGCAACTGGAGCCAATCGAAGCCAGTAGTAACACGAACCAAGCGATCGCAGACTGGCAGTACTGGCTCGATCGCTGA
- a CDS encoding ParA family protein, which produces MANRLTVAMQKGGVGKSTTTINVCGALAYAEALADENDVLLVDADPQGFATITLGFRDYYVSGDAVSLYDLMLDFERFSEVNDIIQSHEEFDVLPAHGSNFKLERELWSANRSLERLDMILDEVESDYDYMLIDSPPNLGPLADGALLAAENVLFVSRADSIATFSMNLLTQEITQLEREFQRDIGIVGAVVNAVTRNKISDDRLDWFLDNLGEENVFIVPETVAIEGAFNQGHSVYEFEPSNRHRNQKAEEVREIYDRLADHVEGHYA; this is translated from the coding sequence ATGGCGAATAGGCTCACAGTTGCGATGCAGAAGGGGGGCGTTGGGAAATCAACCACCACAATCAACGTCTGTGGAGCGCTCGCATACGCAGAAGCGCTCGCCGATGAGAACGATGTCCTGCTCGTCGACGCTGATCCACAGGGGTTCGCCACAATCACACTCGGGTTCCGAGATTATTACGTGAGCGGTGACGCCGTCTCGTTGTACGACCTCATGCTCGATTTCGAGCGGTTTAGTGAGGTTAATGACATTATACAGTCACACGAGGAGTTCGATGTCCTTCCTGCTCACGGGAGTAATTTCAAGCTCGAACGTGAACTCTGGTCGGCAAACCGGTCGCTCGAACGACTCGATATGATCCTTGATGAGGTCGAAAGCGATTACGATTACATGCTAATCGATTCACCACCGAATCTTGGACCACTCGCCGACGGAGCACTTCTCGCGGCAGAAAACGTTCTCTTTGTCTCGCGAGCGGATTCGATCGCAACCTTCTCAATGAATCTCCTCACCCAGGAGATTACCCAGCTCGAACGAGAATTCCAGCGCGATATCGGCATCGTCGGCGCTGTCGTGAACGCAGTGACGAGAAACAAAATCAGCGATGACCGCCTCGACTGGTTTTTGGATAACCTCGGCGAAGAGAACGTCTTCATCGTCCCAGAGACCGTCGCCATCGAAGGGGCGTTCAACCAAGGACATTCAGTATACGAATTCGAGCCATCGAACCGCCACCGCAATCAGAAGGCCGAGGAAGTACGGGAGATCTACGACCGTCTCGCCGATCACGTGGAGGGACACTATGCCTGA
- a CDS encoding DEAD/DEAH box helicase family protein, with protein MRIEFDDGTLLLRNAPDDVPYAEWDDRVDEYRTQAYRYRSLLEWAGKWTDGNEQATLQEGFAHTLEDAARAYPDLDLTPALHIEPRDYQQAALNAWIDHDRRGSVILPTGSGKTFLGLQAIADAGVSTLVVTPTIDLMNQWHATLTNAFGDQLTEPVGVLGGGSHDVTAITVTTYDSAYRYVNEYGDQFGLLVVDEEHHLPAPTYRQIPEMMIAPYRLGLTATYERPDGKHELLEDLLGPVVYRENVDELAGEYLSEYETIHMSVELTADEREQYDEEYQIYRDYVDSHEFDLWKEEGYQEFLKRTSYDPQGRRALIAKQRAERIARTAEKKLDTLDNLIKRHHDDRAIIFTANNDFAYDISQEFIVPCITHQTKTDERTEILERFRTGEYSMLVTSQVLDEGIDVPAANVGIILSGSASKRQYAQRLGRILRPTDDRQPARLYEIITEDTMETYVSQRRREGVSASADG; from the coding sequence ATGCGAATCGAATTCGACGACGGCACGCTCCTGCTCCGTAATGCTCCCGACGATGTGCCCTATGCGGAGTGGGACGACCGCGTCGACGAGTACCGCACCCAAGCGTATCGATATCGATCCCTGCTCGAATGGGCCGGCAAGTGGACGGACGGAAACGAGCAGGCAACGTTACAAGAGGGCTTCGCTCACACTCTCGAAGACGCCGCCCGTGCCTATCCCGATCTCGATCTCACGCCAGCACTCCACATCGAACCGCGCGACTACCAGCAGGCCGCACTCAACGCCTGGATCGACCACGATCGGCGAGGGAGTGTCATACTCCCCACGGGCAGCGGGAAGACGTTCCTCGGGCTGCAGGCCATCGCCGACGCTGGCGTCAGCACACTCGTCGTGACGCCGACGATCGACCTGATGAACCAGTGGCACGCCACGCTCACCAATGCCTTCGGCGACCAGCTCACAGAACCAGTCGGCGTCCTCGGCGGTGGCAGCCACGACGTCACCGCGATCACCGTCACTACCTACGACAGCGCCTATCGCTACGTCAACGAATACGGCGATCAGTTCGGCTTGCTCGTCGTCGACGAGGAACACCACCTGCCGGCCCCGACCTACCGGCAGATTCCCGAGATGATGATCGCCCCGTATCGCCTCGGGCTGACCGCCACCTACGAGCGGCCAGACGGCAAGCACGAGCTCCTCGAGGACCTCCTCGGCCCGGTCGTCTATCGGGAGAACGTCGACGAACTCGCCGGCGAATACCTCAGCGAGTACGAAACAATCCACATGTCGGTCGAGCTCACGGCCGACGAGCGCGAGCAGTACGACGAAGAGTATCAGATCTATCGGGACTACGTCGACAGCCACGAGTTCGATCTCTGGAAAGAAGAGGGCTACCAGGAGTTCCTCAAGCGCACCTCCTACGATCCACAGGGGCGGCGGGCGCTCATCGCCAAGCAACGCGCCGAGCGGATCGCCCGCACCGCTGAGAAGAAACTCGACACGCTCGACAATCTCATCAAGCGCCATCACGACGACCGCGCGATTATCTTCACCGCCAACAACGACTTCGCCTACGACATCTCCCAGGAGTTTATCGTCCCCTGTATCACCCACCAGACGAAGACGGACGAACGCACCGAGATTCTCGAGCGGTTCCGGACCGGCGAATACTCGATGCTCGTCACGTCGCAGGTTCTCGACGAGGGGATCGATGTCCCGGCGGCAAACGTCGGGATCATCCTCTCGGGGAGCGCCTCGAAACGACAGTACGCGCAACGGCTCGGCCGCATTCTTCGACCGACGGACGACCGTCAGCCCGCCCGTCTCTACGAAATCATCACCGAGGATACGATGGAAACGTACGTCTCCCAGCGCCGCCGGGAGGGGGTGAGTGCCAGTGCTGACGGCTGA
- a CDS encoding DUF790 family protein, with product MLTADLARSRTTDETITPLFIGPDEKRYRQTARELIQLFENHLGEPKGNLEDAIDKLTIADTDYKIVQGLAKLLKDECEFEVVAAVDPREIRRRLFEKANERYPIVRQPTLGEDTQKLEVYSAVADDLGVSLEECYRGMYADLEDNKRLVRIGTRTAAQYASDDDTSTSTTNLTGSSDAEYEHTDLTVDWLLTRYNLALAQAVLYDATEMRIRVWDHFGTVCSYVKLFGLMHRIYPIDADGERVPSTDQAAGYEAVLDGPASLFSKSQKYGIRMANFLPALPLCDRWEMVAEILVDETTGATRQFALDHTEDLDSHYSAGDQFDSDVERTLTRKWERANTDWELVREDDVFDLGAEVMIPDFAIEHLDGRRAILEIVGFWTPEYLDAKLEKIRKVEADNFVLAVSEQLDCASEEFGSAADRVLWFKTGIHVYDVVDLAEQYATEMPQSEEQA from the coding sequence GTGCTGACGGCTGACCTCGCACGCTCGCGCACGACCGACGAGACGATCACGCCGCTGTTCATCGGTCCCGACGAGAAGCGCTACCGACAGACCGCTCGAGAACTCATCCAGCTGTTCGAGAACCACCTCGGCGAGCCGAAAGGGAACCTCGAGGACGCGATTGACAAGCTGACCATCGCGGATACCGACTACAAGATCGTCCAGGGCCTCGCGAAGCTCCTCAAAGACGAGTGTGAGTTCGAGGTCGTGGCCGCCGTCGACCCACGTGAGATTCGCCGGCGACTCTTCGAGAAAGCCAACGAGCGCTATCCGATCGTCCGACAGCCGACGCTCGGCGAAGACACACAGAAACTGGAGGTGTACAGCGCGGTCGCTGACGACCTCGGGGTGTCGCTCGAGGAGTGCTATCGAGGGATGTACGCCGATCTCGAAGACAACAAACGACTCGTCCGAATCGGCACGCGGACGGCCGCCCAGTACGCCAGTGATGACGATACGTCGACGTCGACGACCAATCTGACCGGCAGCAGCGATGCGGAGTACGAACACACGGATCTCACCGTGGACTGGTTGTTGACCCGCTACAACCTCGCGCTCGCCCAGGCGGTGCTCTACGATGCGACGGAAATGCGGATTCGGGTCTGGGACCACTTTGGGACGGTATGCAGCTACGTGAAGCTGTTCGGGTTAATGCATCGCATCTATCCGATCGACGCCGATGGCGAGCGTGTCCCGAGTACGGATCAGGCCGCCGGCTATGAGGCAGTACTGGACGGCCCGGCGTCGCTGTTCTCGAAATCACAAAAGTACGGGATTCGCATGGCGAACTTCCTGCCGGCGTTGCCCCTCTGTGACCGCTGGGAGATGGTTGCCGAGATCCTCGTCGACGAGACGACCGGCGCGACGCGACAGTTCGCGCTCGACCACACGGAGGACCTCGATTCACACTACAGTGCCGGCGACCAGTTCGATAGCGATGTCGAGCGGACACTCACCCGGAAGTGGGAGCGAGCGAATACGGATTGGGAGTTGGTGCGGGAAGACGATGTCTTCGATCTGGGTGCCGAGGTGATGATCCCCGACTTCGCAATCGAACATCTCGATGGCAGGCGAGCGATCCTCGAGATCGTCGGCTTCTGGACACCCGAGTATCTGGACGCAAAGCTGGAGAAGATTCGAAAGGTAGAGGCCGACAATTTCGTACTGGCTGTCTCGGAGCAACTGGATTGTGCGAGCGAGGAGTTCGGGAGCGCCGCCGATCGAGTGCTGTGGTTCAAAACTGGAATTCACGTCTACGACGTAGTCGATTTAGCTGAACAATACGCGACAGAGATGCCCCAGAGTGAAGAGCAGGCTTGA